A stretch of DNA from Carettochelys insculpta isolate YL-2023 chromosome 7, ASM3395843v1, whole genome shotgun sequence:
AGGGGATGATGCAGGTGTGCTGGACAAAGATTTGGAAGCTTGGAGCCCAGTTCTGGGGTTCAATCCCCTTTCAAACCGACAGGGGTCTCCTGGCACCCTCAGGCAGCACGAGGCCAAGCTCCTCATGGTGGTGCCCTGCCCAGAATTCCAAGACACCTTGTCTAAAATCTTGATCCATACTGATCAGTGGCATTTCTCTGGGAGTGAAGATGAACATGGGGCGTCTTTGGATGATTTGCTCTATCTGCATTGGTTTGCTTTGCTGGAAATTCCAGACATCAACTCTCCTGATACAGCTCAAGTGAGCTGCATGCTGGCCAAGTCACTAAAGAAAGGTGACACGCTGTTTGCCTGTGGCTCCCCTTTTGGTTCCTATTGCCCAGACATTTTCATGAACACCCTTAGTAAAGGGATAGTGAGTAATATAGCTGGAGAAGGCAACGTCCTTATTCTGACTGATGCTCGTTGCTTACCTGGcactgaaggaggaggagtttTTGTGTTTTCTGGAGACAGTTTCAACCTAGTTGGAATAATCGTGGCTCCACTTTGTTGGAAGGCCAATGAATGGGTTGGACTGACACTGGTTTGTTCACTTGGCCATATTTTAAAGAATATCAGGAGCTTCTTGGTTGAGTCTGGAAAGTCTGTGAAAACCTGGTGGCCTCACATGCAGTTGATTTCTAAGCCAAATGAGAAAGTGGCAATcagggctgggcctgcaccaCTGTCTTCAGTGGTTTTGGTGGAATGTGGTCGAACGTGGGGATCTGGAGTGCTGGTCAGTTCAAGGCTAGTGGTGACCTGTCGACATGTTGTGAATGAAGCCTTGGGAGTCCGTGTAAGGCTACAGCATGGCCTTGAAAAGTAAGTTCTggctcttgtttttgtttttgtttaatagtCAGTAAATAGAACAGCACAATCCACATGGCTATGCAATAATCTGTGACGTGCCACACGCTGCATTCTATATTCCTCCTTAAAttaccattttgaagtttctagTAAAACTCTTGTTCATCTAACAAACAGTGCTATCCAGACTTCCAAGGAACCAGCTGGTTCTGGGTAATAGATGTGAAATGGATGGTATGTTCCATTTCAAATGCTAATTGACCCAACTTTGGAAGCGCACATCCAATTTTTATTTACCATGCCATACTGTGCCTTTCTGAACCAGTACAGTATGAGCCAGGACCAGCATGCAGCTAGCTTTCGAACCTTGATGCCAACAAGAGGATCCCATATGTAGCAGTGTCAAAGAGAGTGTTATGCATCACTGAGGCCTGTTCTTTGATCACATCTGGTGAAGACTccgcaaaatcgatctctctgggctcggctgtcaAGCCCTGTACTCAATGCCCTTGCATGGGGTAAGGAACATCCACATGAGACTATAGAGGCTCCGTCTTCACAAGGGGAGTAAGTTGATTCCAGTACATCGATTCTAGGTACGCagatgccatagctagaactgcatatctgaaatcctCTTATTTCCCTCATATAGAGTTACCCAGAGTGAGCAGTTCTAGtgtcctgcacagatacaaaatttgtatccatgtcTGCAGACTGTTTGCAGATCACCACAGATTTGCTAGGCTCTAGACATCTGTCCCTCTCTACTGCCACGTAATGGCTCACATGGGAGTAGCATAGATGTCCTATAAGGGTAATACCCTACAGGTGCAACTGGAGgtttgaggtgggggtgggaggagttaAACTCAGATGTGTGAGACAAATGAGACAACAATCCTCAAAGCTACAAGAGGGCTTCTGCAAATCCCCTGTGGTGGAGATAAGAAGtattcctgtggcactttagaaactaaaatattttagaaTGTCTGTACAAAAGGAGACTGTTCTTATAGTCTGAAAATTTACATGCATACCTTTATTCTGAATCAAGCTCCTGCTGTAGTCATAATTTCAGTAACAGAGACAGCTGTTGATAGTCTAAGGCAAGCAGTGATTTGGGAGTCTGAGATCACC
This window harbors:
- the TYSND1 gene encoding peroxisomal leader peptide-processing protease; this translates as MSLLSGEGACCVISARGSSAGTLGQGPGSCSGVILSRSPGIVLCHGAIFSPFLSAEVRAAQRDSGLQSRVLLANHFSPDVQIQVLCAAGGRRKGDDAGVLDKDLEAWSPVLGFNPLSNRQGSPGTLRQHEAKLLMVVPCPEFQDTLSKILIHTDQWHFSGSEDEHGASLDDLLYLHWFALLEIPDINSPDTAQVSCMLAKSLKKGDTLFACGSPFGSYCPDIFMNTLSKGIVSNIAGEGNVLILTDARCLPGTEGGGVFVFSGDSFNLVGIIVAPLCWKANEWVGLTLVCSLGHILKNIRSFLVESGKSVKTWWPHMQLISKPNEKVAIRAGPAPLSSVVLVECGRTWGSGVLVSSRLVVTCRHVVNEALGVRVRLQHGLEKSCAVKGKVVFATKDDSPYDIALVDLEENLLCFAEPDLTSKFCAGEDVIIVSFGAFGQSCGPSVTSGILSAVVTVDDKPVMLQTTCAVHGGSSGGALLSTNSGKLLGIVASNTKDNSVGATYPHLNYSIPITVLQPAVLEYSRTGDLHSFQELNRANNRIRLVWRLQRKTTEGLHSKL